The proteins below are encoded in one region of Clostridium pasteurianum DSM 525 = ATCC 6013:
- a CDS encoding VOC family protein, giving the protein MKLDGFGIFVKDMAIMIRFYRDVLGFEIKEDENTSNVYLEKDTTLFLLYRRTDFEKMTNRSFGYTDTINGHYEIALSVENYDAVDLKFKEVISKGAIPILEPTTEPWGQRTCYIADPEGNLIEIGSFTK; this is encoded by the coding sequence TTGAAGTTAGATGGTTTTGGAATTTTTGTAAAGGATATGGCCATTATGATTAGATTTTATAGAGATGTATTAGGATTTGAGATTAAAGAAGATGAAAACACATCAAATGTATATTTAGAAAAGGATACAACCTTATTTTTATTATACAGAAGAACAGATTTTGAAAAGATGACAAATAGGTCATTTGGATATACAGATACAATAAATGGACATTATGAAATAGCATTAAGTGTTGAAAATTATGATGCAGTTGACTTGAAATTCAAAGAAGTTATTTCAAAAGGAGCAATACCTATTTTAGAGCCAACAACTGAGCCATGGGGACAGCGTACTTGCTATATAGCTGATCCAGAGGGGAATTTAATTGAGATTGGATCATTTACTAAATAA
- a CDS encoding DJ-1/PfpI family protein has protein sequence MANEICPKCGALKELDVIVNENEQTDFNGNIVKIKTNNFYCSSCHTFVKSEDIKQNNKIFIFIYDGMADFEITLITHILGTDLGKEIVTIAYENHIIKSLSGLEYKPKMLVKDVLAEIADGLIIPGGWNGELKSELVELIENINSQGKLLGAICGGPYFLAKANILQSRKYTTSMIEWTENYKQQYEEFDPFPRENFVNERVVVNENLITAQGVAFIDFACEICDWFKLFKNKDEKEQFLKTLKG, from the coding sequence ATGGCTAATGAAATATGTCCTAAGTGTGGAGCACTTAAGGAACTTGATGTAATTGTAAATGAAAATGAGCAAACTGATTTTAATGGAAATATAGTGAAAATCAAGACTAATAATTTTTACTGTTCTTCTTGTCATACATTTGTAAAAAGTGAAGATATAAAACAAAATAATAAGATATTTATATTTATTTATGATGGAATGGCTGACTTTGAAATTACTCTTATTACTCATATTTTAGGGACAGACTTAGGTAAAGAAATAGTAACTATTGCATATGAAAATCATATTATAAAAAGCTTATCTGGACTAGAATATAAGCCAAAAATGTTAGTTAAGGATGTTCTGGCAGAAATCGCAGATGGATTAATAATTCCTGGTGGATGGAATGGGGAACTTAAATCAGAATTGGTTGAATTAATTGAAAATATTAACTCACAAGGTAAACTATTAGGTGCTATTTGCGGTGGACCATACTTTTTAGCTAAAGCTAATATTTTACAAAGTAGAAAGTATACAACTTCTATGATTGAATGGACAGAAAATTATAAACAGCAATATGAAGAATTTGATCCTTTCCCAAGAGAAAATTTTGTTAATGAAAGAGTTGTAGTGAACGAAAATTTAATAACGGCTCAAGGAGTTGCCTTTATTGATTTTGCATGTGAAATATGTGATTGGTTTAAATTATTTAAAAATAAAGATGAAAAAGAACAATTTTTAAAGACATTAAAAGGTTGA
- the lepB gene encoding signal peptidase I, which translates to MKIIKEILSYTLCIMAAVILAILVNKLILFKIKVPTASMYPTIKINDQIFVTRIYNKDNLKTGDIVVFKSKELKEELVKRLIGIPNDTVEITDKGIVYVNGKQLDEPYVINNGGKSGIYKVPEGHYFFLGDNRMNSRDSRYWNNPYIDSSDIEGKAQIIVYPFNRFGFLK; encoded by the coding sequence ATGAAAATAATTAAAGAAATATTAAGTTATACATTATGTATAATGGCAGCTGTAATTCTTGCAATTCTAGTTAATAAATTAATACTATTTAAAATTAAAGTTCCCACTGCATCAATGTACCCTACAATTAAAATTAATGATCAAATTTTTGTAACTAGAATATATAATAAAGACAACTTAAAAACAGGAGATATAGTAGTTTTTAAATCAAAAGAATTAAAAGAAGAGCTTGTTAAAAGATTAATAGGCATCCCTAATGATACTGTAGAAATTACGGATAAGGGTATTGTATATGTTAATGGAAAACAATTGGACGAACCTTATGTAATTAATAATGGAGGAAAATCAGGAATTTATAAAGTACCTGAAGGACACTATTTTTTCTTAGGTGATAATAGAATGAATTCAAGAGACTCTAGATATTGGAATAATCCATATATTGATAGTTCAGATATAGAAGGAAAGGCCCAAATTATAGTGTATCCTTTTAATAGATTTGGATTTTTAAAATAA
- a CDS encoding nitroreductase family protein — MDFNEVIKSRRSIRKFKTQPIPDKYIQEIIEAGRLAPSVSNIQSTRYVIIKSSEVKEKLNEYTVPFVKNAPVVIVCCAYKKAWLEQEEKFLELKNMGAFKDFYQETEQQINNFAKDGKLEIMANPEINKYYTWQHAAIAIDHMTLKAVDLGLGSCWVGFVDREKVRKLINLNEDYEVIALLPIGYPSYNPLPRPRLSINDILLKEL; from the coding sequence AAAATCAAGAAGAAGTATTAGAAAATTTAAAACACAACCTATACCTGATAAATACATTCAGGAAATTATTGAAGCAGGTAGGCTTGCTCCATCTGTATCAAACATACAGTCTACCAGATATGTAATAATTAAAAGTTCCGAAGTAAAAGAAAAGCTAAATGAATACACTGTACCTTTTGTAAAAAATGCACCAGTTGTAATCGTATGCTGTGCATATAAAAAAGCATGGCTGGAACAAGAGGAAAAATTCTTAGAATTAAAAAATATGGGAGCATTCAAAGATTTCTATCAAGAAACAGAGCAACAAATAAATAACTTTGCAAAAGATGGTAAATTGGAAATAATGGCTAATCCAGAAATAAATAAATACTATACATGGCAGCATGCTGCAATTGCAATTGATCATATGACACTAAAAGCAGTTGATTTAGGGCTTGGAAGTTGTTGGGTTGGTTTTGTCGATCGTGAAAAGGTTAGAAAATTAATAAATCTTAATGAAGATTATGAAGTTATTGCACTATTACCAATTGGTTATCCAAGTTATAACCCGTTACCAAGACCTAGGCTATCTATTAATGATATATTATTGAAAGAATTATAA